One segment of Pseudodesulfovibrio sp. 5S69 DNA contains the following:
- a CDS encoding aspartate carbamoyltransferase catalytic subunit: MKWLHKDLLDVSQLSKPEVMAIFETAGRFQELQERPVKKVPTLKGRSVVLFFAEPSTRTKTSFDVAGKRLSADTFSLAKSSSSLTKGESLKDTALTLQAMAPDAIVIRHWCSGAARFMADRLDCSVINAGDGRHAHPTQALLDSFTLHQEWGDVAGKTILILGDIAHSRVARSNVILLTRLGAKVRLCGPRTLLPPALKTWPVKVFSDLNEAVKGVDAVMCLRLQLERQKDGLLPDLREYSRTFGLGARHLERANPDVRILHPGPLNRGVEISSELADSAGSLILDQVASGVVVRMALLFLYMTRKGEE; this comes from the coding sequence ATGAAATGGTTACACAAGGATCTCCTGGACGTGTCCCAGCTCTCCAAACCGGAGGTCATGGCGATCTTCGAGACGGCGGGGCGGTTCCAGGAACTGCAGGAGAGGCCGGTCAAGAAGGTGCCCACCCTCAAGGGCCGCAGCGTGGTGCTCTTCTTCGCAGAACCGAGCACGCGCACCAAGACGAGTTTCGACGTGGCCGGAAAGCGGCTGTCCGCCGACACCTTCTCCCTGGCCAAGAGCTCATCCAGCCTGACCAAGGGCGAGTCCCTCAAGGACACCGCCCTGACCCTCCAGGCCATGGCCCCGGACGCCATCGTCATCCGGCACTGGTGCTCGGGCGCGGCCCGGTTCATGGCCGACCGGCTGGATTGCTCGGTCATCAACGCGGGCGACGGCCGACACGCGCACCCCACCCAGGCCCTGCTCGACTCCTTCACCCTCCACCAGGAGTGGGGCGACGTGGCGGGCAAGACAATCCTCATCCTCGGCGACATCGCCCACAGCCGCGTGGCCCGGTCCAACGTCATCCTGCTGACCCGGCTCGGGGCCAAGGTTCGCCTGTGCGGCCCGCGCACCCTGCTGCCCCCGGCGCTGAAAACCTGGCCGGTCAAGGTCTTCTCCGACCTGAACGAGGCGGTCAAGGGCGTGGACGCGGTCATGTGCCTGCGCCTGCAACTCGAACGCCAGAAGGACGGACTGCTGCCCGACCTGCGCGAATACTCCCGGACCTTCGGCCTGGGCGCGCGGCACCTGGAACGGGCCAACCCGGACGTGCGCATCCTGCACCCCGGCCCGCTCAACCGGGGCGTGGAAATCAGCTCGGAACTGGCCGACTCGGCGGGCTCCCTCATCCTCGACCAGGTCGCCAGCGGCGTGGTCGTGCGCATGGCTTTGTTGTTCCTGTACATGACCAGGAAGGGCGAAGAATAG